From the Jilunia laotingensis genome, the window AGTGAGATTGATAATTCTACTTCTGAAACATTCTCCTCCATGCCTAGGATTTTCACGATTGATCTTGAAAACTCAGACGAAGTAACTGTCACATGGTAAAAACAACATATATATCTGTATGGAAGATAAGCTTATCATTCATACAGATATTTTCTAAAAAAGGACCTTTTTCCTACTAACCAGCCCCCTTTTCAACACAAAAAGAACGTCTTACCATACTACTTCCCACTACTAAAATATCAAATAAGTAAAACCTAAAACCTTTAATTATCAAATAATTAATTAATCTATCTACTACTATTTCAGGCTTGGCCTTTTTCTTTGATTATTCTTATCCATACTTTTGCCTCAACAATATATGCAATCTGCATATCGAACCTAAAAATTTATTGTTCTTTAAACTCTAATTTATTATGATTCAAAATCAATCACGATGGGGCAATATCCGCTCCTTGCTATGCATGCTGATGGGCATGTTACTCTCAGCAAATGTGTTTGCACAACAGATGACGGTGCAAGGACATATTAAAGATTCTAATGGAGAACCCATTATCGGGGCAAACGTTATCGAGAAAAATACGACAAACGGTACCATCACGGACTTCGATGGTAACTTCCGGTTGATGGTAAGCCCGGATGCCACCCTTGCTATCACCTACATCGGCTATACACCGCAGGAAGTAAAAGCAGACAAACAACTAGTAATCACTTTAAAAGAAGACACACAAGTGCTGGATGATGTAGTAGTTATCGGTTACGGTTCGGTGAAGAAATCGGATGCCACCGGATCGGTGATTGCCATCAAGCAGGAAAAGATCGGCAACCAGACTACTGCACAAGATGCATTGGTCGGCAAGGTAGCCGGTGTGAATGTCGTACCGGGCAGCGGTGCCCCGGGTGAAGGAGCCACAATCCGTATTCGAAGCGGTGCCTCACTTTCTGCTTCCAACGACCCGTTGATCGTTATCGACGGTATTCCGGTGGACAACTCTACCATCGAAGGGTCAAGCAACCTTATCGGTTCTATCAACCCAAGCGACATCGAAACCTTCACAGTGTTGAAAGATGCTTCGGCCACAGCTATCTACGGTTCACGTGCTTCTAATGGTGTTATCATCATTACGACCAAAAAAGGTTCTAACAATGGAGTCAGAGTAAATTATACGGGCAACTTCTCCGTAAGTTCCAAAACGGACAAGATGGATGTACTGACTGCAGAAGAGTTCAAAGCTTTCGTACCGACCGTGACAGGCGTGCCTGCACAACCCCAGTTTGGCAATACTTCCACCGACTGGCAGGACGAGATCTACCGCACGGCTTTCGGACAGGAACATAACGTATCTGTAGCAGGAAGCGTCAACCCAGAGACTCCTTACCGTGCTTCTATCGGTTACACCAATCAGGACGGTATCATCCGTACCAACAAATACGAACGTCTGACTGCAAGTGTCGGCTTCGGAAGCAAGTTCTTCGATAAGCACTTGAGCATCGATGTGAACGGAAAATTCTCCAAAGAGAATAATCACAAAGTGGATAACAGTGTTGTTGGCAATGCTGTCAGCTATGACCCGACACGCCCTGTAATGACAGGAAGCGCAACTGCTTCGGAAGATCCGGGACTGGGTTATTTCATTTGGATGAACGGCAATTCTCCTATGGCTATCCAGACTGACAATCCCGTAGCCCAAATCGAATTGCAGAACATGAAAAACAACTTGACACGCTTCATGGGTAATGCTACCATCGATTATAAAGTTCACGGACTGGAAGATCTTCGTTTCAACCTGAACTTAGGTTATGACGGACTGACCAGCAAATACCATAAAGATGTTCCCGAAAAGGCAGGAATGATGTACACACAGAACCAAAAAGACGGTACCGGACTGGCTCAGTACGGCAAGCAACAAAAACGTAACTATCTGTTGGACTTCTATGGCAACTATACCCACACATTTGCAGAGAAACATGCACTGAGTGTAATGGGAGGTTACGGCTGGCAACATTTCTGGAAACGGTATGACTCGACTACCAATGATCCGGCAGGCAACGAACTGGCTTCTCCAAAGCATAATGAATCGGAATATTACCTGTTGTCATTCTACGGTCGTGCCAACTACTCTTATAATGACCGCTACATGATCACCGCCACTTTACGTTCGGATGCATCATCACGCTTCAACAAAGACAACCGTTGGGGCATATTCCCCTCAGTAGCCTTGGGATGGCGTATCAACCAGGAAGACTTCCTGCGTGATTCGGATATCATCTCCGACCTGAAACTACGTTTGAGCTACGGTGTGACCGGACAGCAAGACATCATCAATGACTATCCTTACATGAGTACATTTACCGTTTCTTATCCTGAATCTTGCTATCAGTTCGGTGACAAATGGTATCACACTTACCGTCCGGATGGTTTCGACAGCGATATCAAATGGGAAACAACGACGACTTACAACGTCGGTCTCGATTTCGGCTTCCTGAACAACCGCATCTATGGTTCTATGGATTACTATAAACGCTATACCAAGGACTTGCTGAACAAGATCAACGTGATTGCCGGAGTCAACTATGCACCGGTTCTCTTCACCAACATCGGTAAAATGGAGAACCAAGGTTTCGAGTTCTCAATAAATGCCATCCCGGTACACACGAAGGACTGGGAATGGACAATCGGCATGAACTACACCAATACCCATTCCAAAATCACGAAATTGAACGTGGTTGATTCTAACTCTACTTATGTGGAAACAGGAGCCATCTCCGGAACGGGTAAGTTCGTACAAGTATTCATGGTGGATGAAACTCCGTATACATTCTATCTGGCAAAACAGGCTTATGACGAAAGCGGCAAGCCAATCGAAGGCAAATACATACAGCCGGACGGTTCCATATCGGAAACTGAAACCCGCTATGCAACAGGAAAAAGCGCACTTCCAACTTCTATCCTCGGCTTAAATACCAGACTGAGTTATAAGAATTGGGATCTTGCCATCAGCGGACACGGTTCTTTCGGAAACTATATCTACAACTATGTAGCTGCCGACCAGTATAAAGAACAAGTATATAGCGACCAAGGTTCTTACTCCAATATCCTTCGTAAAACACGCGATTCAGGTTTCAACCAGCAACGCCTTTATACGGATTATTTCCTCGAAAAAGGTTCGTTCTTCAGAATCGATAACATCACGTTGGGATATACCTTCAAACGCTTGTGGGATAACAACAGCACTTTGCGCGCAACATTCAGCGTGCAGAATGTAGCTACCCTGACCGGTTACAGCGGACTTGACCCGGAAATATACAACGGAATAGACAAAGAGATCTATCCGCGTCCGAGAACTTACACGGTAGGTCTGAACCTTACTTTCTAACCAACATCAACCATAATAACGAAAAACAATGAAAAGTATAAAACATATATTTATAAGCGTGGCTCTATTAAGCAGCCTGTTCATAATGAGTTCATGTTTTGGCGATCTCGACACGATGCCACTGGACGATAATCAATTAGTCGGTGAACAAGTATATAAGACGAAAGAAGGTTATGTCGGTGTACTCGCCAAATGCTATGCCTCCCTTATCCAAACCGGACAGCAAGGTGGAGACGGCGGTAACGGTGACCTTGAAGGAGCCAACGAAGGTTATTCCGGCTATGTACGTTGCCTGTTCTATTTGCAGGAATTAGCCACGGACAATTTCATCATGCCGTCCCAATCCAACGGTCTGCGCCACTGCCTGAACATGACCTGGACGGAATCCAACGCAGGAGTGATCAAATGGACTTACCAACGTCTGTACATGTCCATTGCCTACTGTAACGAGTTTCTCAGAGAATGTACCGAATCAAAGCTGAACGACCGCGGACTGCTCAATGAAATGAAAGACGAATACCAGTACTACCGTGCAGAGGCTTCGTTCATCCGCGCTTATTGTTATGCCATGTTATGCGACCTGTACGGATCTGTTCCGTATATCGACGAAGATACGAAAATAAAAGATATCCCCGAACAGTGGAGCCGTAAACAGATCTTCGATTTCACGGTAAATACGCTCCTCGATCTTCAAAACGAACTGAAAGAGCCGGGAACAAACGAATATGGCCGTGTAGACCGTGTGGCAGCTTGGTTCCTTCTTTCCAGAATGTATCTGAACGCACAGACATGGGTAGGAGAAAACAAATATGACGATGCATATAAATATGCAAAGAAGGTAATTGACAGTAACGCTTATCCGTTGGCAAGCGATTACCGCCACATCTTCCTGGCAGACAACAACACTTGCAAAGAGATTATCTGGCCGTTGGTTCAGGACGGAGAAAGAGCGCAAAGTTCGGCAGGAACCAACTTCTATGTAAAGGCATTCGTCAATGGCCCGATGGACGGACTCTACAACACAGGTGTAGGTTCCAAAGGCTGGGGTAACGTTCGCTCCAAAACCACTTTGGTAGATGCATTCGACGCGAATGATGTCCTGTTTGACAAGACAGATACTTGGGGGAATAAAAAACACGATAAACGCGCCCAATTCATGACTGCCCTTGAAAATCAGAAGAAGGAAACTTGGGATGAGAACGACCAGATGACCAGCACATTCACCTGCGGTTATGGATACATCAAATGGAGAAACGTGACTAAAGACGACAAGATATGCGCTTCTGGTGATACATATACTTCCATCGACTTCCCGTTGTTCCGTACCGGAGAAGCTTACCTGACCGCTGCCGAAGCTATCCTGAGAGGTGCAAACGCACAGAAGTCAGAGGCCCTGGGATATGTGAACGAAATCCGTGCCAGAGCTTACATGAGTGACGAGTACGCACAGGCAGGTATCAGTTCCGAAATTTCCGGAAAGATCGGTGAAAACCAACTGACACTGGACTTCATTCTGGACGAACGCCAAAGAGAGCTGGCTTCGGAACTCACACGCCGTACCGACCTTATCCGTTTCGGAAAATTCACCAAAGGCAAAAACTGGGACTGGAAAGGAGTAGAACGTCTTGGCAAAGATGTGGACGATTTCTACCAACTCTTCCCCATCCCCGACAGTGAAATGACAAACAATCCGAAGCTGGTTCAAAACAAAGGATACAATTAACTGTATCAGTTAACAATATATATTAATATGATTTCAATAGTGGCCCGGAAGGCTGTGTCGTGATGACACTCGCCTTTCGGGAGCTATTACCCTAAAAAACTCTGTTTGAATTATGAAACTTATTACCATCTCTTTCGGCTTCCTGTTCTCGCTGTTCACCCTTTTCGGCTATGCTCAGACCACACAGGAAGAAATATATTCGAATATCGAAAAAAGCGGAAGCGTATACTATGCCTACCCGGACATCAACGAGTCTTACACACCGGCTCCCAAAGGATACAAACCTTTTTACATCTCTCATTACGGCCGTCACGGATCACGTTATCTGATCGGTGACAATGATTATCTGACCATCATGGAGACACTGGCCAAAGCCGATTCGGTAGGTTTTCTGACCGAAACCGGCAAGGATGTCCGCAAACGTCTGGACATTGTTTGGAAAGATGCAGAAGGACAAGGAGGAGAGCTTACTCCGATGGGCTACCGGCAACACCGAGGCATTGCAGACCGGATGTACCACAACTTCCCGGAAGTTTTCAAAGGACAACGGCAAATCAGCGCACGTTCCACCGTTGTGGTACGCTGCGTACTGAGCATGACCGCCTTTTGCGAAACGTTGAAAGGGCTAAATCCGAAGCTGGAATTTACTTATGGCTCGGGAGAAAGATATATGAGGTATCTCAATCATTGGAACAAGGAAGCCCGTGAATTCACCTCCGACCAATCGGCATGGCGCGCAGACTACAGGCAGTTCCGTAAAGAACACATCCGCCCGGAAAGGCTGATGAAACTGCTCTTCACCAACCAGAACTACGTAAAACAGCATATCAATGCGGAAGACCTGATGATGGGACTCTACTGGGTAGCTTCGGACATGCAAAACACGGAACTCGACCTTTCTTTCTATGACCTATTCGAAAAAGAGGAGTTATTCAACATCTGGCAGGTGATCAACTACGGGCATTACGTGTGCAACGGGACCTGTCCGTGGGGTAAAGAGATCGTACAACGCACATTTATCCCTCTTTTAGAGAATATTCTCAATTCAGCCGATGAAGCCATCAATAACACTTCCGTGGCAGCAACTTTACGTTTCGGCCACGATGGAAATGTCATGCCCTTGACCGGACTACTGCAATTGGAAAATTGCTACAACGAGGAGAACAATTCCGCTGATTTCTACAAAGTATGGAGTGATTTCAAAATTGTTCCTATGGCGGCAAACGTGCAGATGATTTTCTTCCGGAAAGATAAAAGTGACGATATCCTTGTGAAGTTCATGCTGAATGAAAAAGAAGTAAGCATTCCCCTGGAAAGCGATGTGAAGCCCTACTATCATTGGAAAGACGTAGAAAAGTTCTACAGGAATAAAATCGAGGAATTGCATAAGAATAAATAACTTCATTATCTAACGGTTCATTGAAAAATGAACCGTTAGATATAACCTGTCTGAAGCCGCCCCCTACCGATGTAGGGAAAAGCATACTATCTTACTTCCATACTTCCACTCATTTCTTTTAATAAGAGTAAGCTATTGTTCTTATTTTCTTTGACGGATACCAAGAGATTCCCATAGTAACCTTCATGTCAATATCGAATCCTCCCTTTGTTCCGGGTATCCATGAAGGCATACCGCTAATCATACGCATGGCAGCCTCATCCATCGACACCAGTACCCGTTTTTTATAAGTCGGATTTGAGATACTGCCATTCGATGTAACTTTAAACGTTATTTGTATTTCACCATATCCGGCACTCTTTATTGCAGGGGCTCCCGGCCTACGGTAATTATTAAGATAATTTCTTACCGACTCTGTCATTTTGGGTGCAACAATTTTATTATCAGCCTTCACTCGCTCCTCATATTTAGCTTTTACGGTATTATAAAGCGGACGGGCATCTTCATATCCGGCAGACAAAAGCCGCTCCAAGAGAATGAGAGATTGTGTTATACAACTTCTTCCATTTATACCGTCACCATAGAAATTAGTTGCATATTGGGCATCAGAAATACTAAAATGCGGATTATCCGTTGTTCCCATACCCTTATAAAGCATTTCGGCAACACGCAACTTTGTAAAATTATTGTAATCTCCATCCTTCTTAGCATACCATTTCAGTGCATTCTGCCAATCCACTTCTGTTCCTATCCCATCATAATACATGTCTCCAATAGTAGTATATAGCCATGTCTGTCCATGATTGGCAGCTCGTTCTGCATACATCAATGCTCCGGATAAATCCTTTTCTGTTCCTTCACCGCATAGTTTAGCCTGATAAACATATAATTCGCCCTCGCTTTCTCCTTGCTCTGCCGCTTTCAAAAAGTAGCTGTATGCTGTTTCCAAGTTCTTTGCCACACCATGCCCCTCTTTGTAAAGCCGTCCTATACTTCTCAAGCACGGAGGATAATTACGAGCTTCTCCTTTTTTATAGAGATTCATAGCTACGGTGTAGTTTTTCTCAACCCCTTTTCCAAACTCATACATATATCCCAAATAGTCCAATGCGGCTAAACTGCCATTCTTTGCTGCCCGCTGAAAGTAGGGTACTGCCGATTGATAATTCTCATTCATAAAATAACGGATACCTGTTTCCGTATCAAAATCATTCTGTGCAAATGCCATCACTGCACATAGCATCAATATACTGATTAAATATAATCTCTTCATTCCATTAAAATTATTAGTTATTACTCCATCCTAGGTCATCATTTGCTATCCCTGCGATAGCCTTGTCACTTACATAAATAGTTATATATCCGGGTGAACCTTTCATCTTTATATATTGTCCGGAACCGCGCTTTCCGTTGTACCCACCGAACTTTTCGATAAGTGCATCATACAGTAGTCTGGCGTTACTGCGATCGGACAATATAAGATGCAAGGTTATGTAATCCAGACGAGCGTTCGGCAAGTCATGTACGGTAGTTCCCCACCAGCCATCGGACACTCTTTCCACAAAAGTACCTTCTGCATAGATACCATAATCCAAATCAGGCGAATACTTTCTCTCTACACTTATTGCGTTTTCTCCTAAGTGGTATTTCTTTCTGAAATCAGAGATGCTTGTTGCAGTTACTTTTATTCCATCCACTTTATTGTCATTGAGCATGAAAAGAACCCAAGATACAATGTCGTCCTTATTAAAATATTCAGACTCTACCGACTCTCTGACAGGCAAAAAGAATATATCTGATAAATTGGCTCCATCAAACTGAGGATTCACTACGTATTTCCCATCTTTATTAATGAGTCCCCATTTACTTCCCAAATAAGCCCAAGCAACATCACCAAGGAAGGGTGTGGCAAACTGGAACTGTGGATTGATTTCTATTTTCCCCGATTTATCTATATAGCCACACTGTTTGCCCATCACAACAGGTGCCAGTTTACCTCCCAGAAAAGGAATAGCTTCCTCAAACTGCGGATTGATGATAATCTTGCCCTTTTCATTGCACCATCCATATACGTCACCTATTCGTATAATGTATCGTCCATCGTCCCAATCCATTCTATCAAACTGCGGATTGATGACAAATTCTCCCTTCTTGTTAATCACGCCATACTTATCTCCGGACATGACAACCGCCCTCCCGTTCATAAAGTGTTCTGCCGAATTGAACTGGCAGTCTATCACTACATTACCTTTCTTATCTACATATCCAAAAGTTCGGTTCAGGCTTTGTACAGCGGCCAATCCATCTACAAAGTTAGATGCAAAAGCGTATTCTATCGGTAGTTCAAACGCGGTGTTACCATTTCCGTCAATTGCCCAATATTTGCCATTATCATTGACGGCTATTGCCAGCCCGTCTGAATAATTGGATACACTCCTTGCTGCTTTTATCTCTGAAATCACCTCTCCACCCGTATTTAACAATACGGGAGCCCCTTTAGGAGCTACACACCAAGCTTTCCCTTCAAAAAAGTCCGTAGCACTACTATATGTAGGGTTTATCACAAACTTTCCATCTTTGTCAATGAATCCGTACTTTTCATTGATACAAACTTTAGCTAGTCCATCAGAAAAAGCATTTGCCATATCAAACTGTGGGTTTATGACATACTCCCCTTTCTTATTGATATAACCCCACTTATCACCTTGTTTTATGGGTAACAGAGAGTCGTCAACATTTGCTCTTCCGTCCGATGAACAGGAGGCGCACAATAACAGTGCGATAAGACCTCCCAGTAAAATACCAAATAACTGTTTCATAATATTGTTTTTTTATTGTTGTACACTATCATTCCAGCCGTATATCGACATTTATCCTATTCTTTACGTGGAATTCTTCCATTGTCATTGATAGTAATAGAACCATCATCCCTGTTGAAAACGATGTTGCATTTTACCGGAGGGCAGTTCGGACAAGCTCCTGACTGGAATTGTACTTCGGCATAATCATGGTGAATAGAAATTATGGAATCTATCACGTCACAGCTTCCGCTACCTTCATCGTCATACAAACTATATCCATAGCAATTCACTCCTTCCATAAAAGATTCGTTGCATGTAATCTGCTTATAGAGACTCAGGATGACGGTATATGTCCTACTAATGCCCGGCTCTTCTTCAAAGTGCGATTGCCACTTTCCATTAAAAGGTTTGTCATCCGGTATATACTGAAATGTGGAATCCTGGTTCTTGATATAAATGGTTTTCATTTCGGGATTGTAGATGAGCGTATCGATGTTGAGTTGCTCCCAACTGTCCATCGACACTACTCTATAAGCATTATGCCCAAGATATGCCACAGAATCGATGTCATAATGATAGATACGAGAGACATTGGAGAAATCCATCCAACCATAGCTGTTTTGTCCGCTCGGCAAGGTGAGTTCAGGGAGGAACGTACGACCGGAAAAATCCAGTTCCATACTATAAGTAATATTCTTGACATCTTCCATCTGCCCCCGAAGACTCGGATCATTCCTGAGCGGCATTTCCCATCGTCCTTTAATAAGTGCAGGCTTTTCAGATTCAATGATTGGGATACTGTCGGATGTTGCGACAGAATCGCCTTGTTTTTTAGAAGAACAGTTGCCAAGCATTATCAGTAGCCAACAAGCTGTAATGATCTTAAATAGAGAAAAGAAAAAATGTTTCATCATAGTAGAGAACTTTTGCGTACCTATAGTCTCCCCTGATTCAGCACTATACAAAAAAAGACGTGGGAGTCTGTACCATCACTTACCCCACGTTCCAGGCCTTCGCATTGCCCACCAAGTAAGGATAAGCAACGCAGAAGCCCACGCCGATATGTACATCGACCTTATGCACCCTCGTTCTAAGGTACACAGGCGGTATAGACATACCCCGCAGACATCTACTGTTGCCTTGCCATCCTACTTGGTTTCAAAGTTGCGAAGTTTGGAACGTAGAAAGCAAAACGTTTAGTAAACGTCTTTTCTAAAATATATGTATTCCCCACCATCCTCTCCCTTTATTCAGGGCATCGGCGTGGGAAACGTTACAAAGCTACAAATAAAAATATGAACACCAAAAGATTCGTGTGTTTTTCAAGACAATCCAATTCGAATGGCATTTACTCAATCCAACAGAGAAAAAGCTAAAAGCATGCGATTAGCATTCGATCCATAGCCTAAAATCTATTTTATACATAGCATACACACAACGGATAAATTGCATGTCCTTTTTTTTGACCAAAGCACAGATGATAGTTATCGCTGCTTCTTGCACAGCAATACCGAAAGAGCAAAAATGTAAACCACTGATAGTCAAAGATCATCAATGGAGTTTCTTCCTCACCGATGAAGGGGTTGTTCCTCGGTGAGGAAGACCTCCTTCATCGGTGAGGAACAACCCCTTCATCGGTGACCTCCAAGGTGTACCCCGTAGACGGGAGATGCGGACACCTTCGGATACAGGATGATGTAAAATATTATCATTCTATTCTATCACCGCATACATTCCGGCAGATTCGCAAATGGCTAAAGAAAGGAGTTAAAACAGGAGATTATTATCGCATCACTCTTTAGCCAATACGAAATTATCGATGTCCGGTGCCCAGTTATAACTGTTCCCCATCCTTACGAGATTATACCCCGGTTTCAAGTCTACAGGCACTGTCAGTTGATGGTGGTCATCATCGTCCGCCAATGAATGAATCTTGATAGTGGAATCATTAACGGTCAGTTCCAATTCACGGTCTTTTCCGTATGAATAGTTAATGGTCATATGATAACGTCCACCCTTGTCACTGTATACTTCTGCCCATTCAGCATAGTTTTCGGGTTGTCCACCGATGAATCCCACTTTCATTTTTCCGGAAGCCTCAC encodes:
- a CDS encoding WG repeat-containing protein; the encoded protein is MKQLFGILLGGLIALLLCASCSSDGRANVDDSLLPIKQGDKWGYINKKGEYVINPQFDMANAFSDGLAKVCINEKYGFIDKDGKFVINPTYSSATDFFEGKAWCVAPKGAPVLLNTGGEVISEIKAARSVSNYSDGLAIAVNDNGKYWAIDGNGNTAFELPIEYAFASNFVDGLAAVQSLNRTFGYVDKKGNVVIDCQFNSAEHFMNGRAVVMSGDKYGVINKKGEFVINPQFDRMDWDDGRYIIRIGDVYGWCNEKGKIIINPQFEEAIPFLGGKLAPVVMGKQCGYIDKSGKIEINPQFQFATPFLGDVAWAYLGSKWGLINKDGKYVVNPQFDGANLSDIFFLPVRESVESEYFNKDDIVSWVLFMLNDNKVDGIKVTATSISDFRKKYHLGENAISVERKYSPDLDYGIYAEGTFVERVSDGWWGTTVHDLPNARLDYITLHLILSDRSNARLLYDALIEKFGGYNGKRGSGQYIKMKGSPGYITIYVSDKAIAGIANDDLGWSNN
- a CDS encoding RagB/SusD family nutrient uptake outer membrane protein, translating into MKSIKHIFISVALLSSLFIMSSCFGDLDTMPLDDNQLVGEQVYKTKEGYVGVLAKCYASLIQTGQQGGDGGNGDLEGANEGYSGYVRCLFYLQELATDNFIMPSQSNGLRHCLNMTWTESNAGVIKWTYQRLYMSIAYCNEFLRECTESKLNDRGLLNEMKDEYQYYRAEASFIRAYCYAMLCDLYGSVPYIDEDTKIKDIPEQWSRKQIFDFTVNTLLDLQNELKEPGTNEYGRVDRVAAWFLLSRMYLNAQTWVGENKYDDAYKYAKKVIDSNAYPLASDYRHIFLADNNTCKEIIWPLVQDGERAQSSAGTNFYVKAFVNGPMDGLYNTGVGSKGWGNVRSKTTLVDAFDANDVLFDKTDTWGNKKHDKRAQFMTALENQKKETWDENDQMTSTFTCGYGYIKWRNVTKDDKICASGDTYTSIDFPLFRTGEAYLTAAEAILRGANAQKSEALGYVNEIRARAYMSDEYAQAGISSEISGKIGENQLTLDFILDERQRELASELTRRTDLIRFGKFTKGKNWDWKGVERLGKDVDDFYQLFPIPDSEMTNNPKLVQNKGYN
- a CDS encoding tetratricopeptide repeat protein is translated as MKRLYLISILMLCAVMAFAQNDFDTETGIRYFMNENYQSAVPYFQRAAKNGSLAALDYLGYMYEFGKGVEKNYTVAMNLYKKGEARNYPPCLRSIGRLYKEGHGVAKNLETAYSYFLKAAEQGESEGELYVYQAKLCGEGTEKDLSGALMYAERAANHGQTWLYTTIGDMYYDGIGTEVDWQNALKWYAKKDGDYNNFTKLRVAEMLYKGMGTTDNPHFSISDAQYATNFYGDGINGRSCITQSLILLERLLSAGYEDARPLYNTVKAKYEERVKADNKIVAPKMTESVRNYLNNYRRPGAPAIKSAGYGEIQITFKVTSNGSISNPTYKKRVLVSMDEAAMRMISGMPSWIPGTKGGFDIDMKVTMGISWYPSKKIRTIAYSY
- a CDS encoding histidine phosphatase family protein; protein product: MKLITISFGFLFSLFTLFGYAQTTQEEIYSNIEKSGSVYYAYPDINESYTPAPKGYKPFYISHYGRHGSRYLIGDNDYLTIMETLAKADSVGFLTETGKDVRKRLDIVWKDAEGQGGELTPMGYRQHRGIADRMYHNFPEVFKGQRQISARSTVVVRCVLSMTAFCETLKGLNPKLEFTYGSGERYMRYLNHWNKEAREFTSDQSAWRADYRQFRKEHIRPERLMKLLFTNQNYVKQHINAEDLMMGLYWVASDMQNTELDLSFYDLFEKEELFNIWQVINYGHYVCNGTCPWGKEIVQRTFIPLLENILNSADEAINNTSVAATLRFGHDGNVMPLTGLLQLENCYNEENNSADFYKVWSDFKIVPMAANVQMIFFRKDKSDDILVKFMLNEKEVSIPLESDVKPYYHWKDVEKFYRNKIEELHKNK
- a CDS encoding SusC/RagA family TonB-linked outer membrane protein; this translates as MIQNQSRWGNIRSLLCMLMGMLLSANVFAQQMTVQGHIKDSNGEPIIGANVIEKNTTNGTITDFDGNFRLMVSPDATLAITYIGYTPQEVKADKQLVITLKEDTQVLDDVVVIGYGSVKKSDATGSVIAIKQEKIGNQTTAQDALVGKVAGVNVVPGSGAPGEGATIRIRSGASLSASNDPLIVIDGIPVDNSTIEGSSNLIGSINPSDIETFTVLKDASATAIYGSRASNGVIIITTKKGSNNGVRVNYTGNFSVSSKTDKMDVLTAEEFKAFVPTVTGVPAQPQFGNTSTDWQDEIYRTAFGQEHNVSVAGSVNPETPYRASIGYTNQDGIIRTNKYERLTASVGFGSKFFDKHLSIDVNGKFSKENNHKVDNSVVGNAVSYDPTRPVMTGSATASEDPGLGYFIWMNGNSPMAIQTDNPVAQIELQNMKNNLTRFMGNATIDYKVHGLEDLRFNLNLGYDGLTSKYHKDVPEKAGMMYTQNQKDGTGLAQYGKQQKRNYLLDFYGNYTHTFAEKHALSVMGGYGWQHFWKRYDSTTNDPAGNELASPKHNESEYYLLSFYGRANYSYNDRYMITATLRSDASSRFNKDNRWGIFPSVALGWRINQEDFLRDSDIISDLKLRLSYGVTGQQDIINDYPYMSTFTVSYPESCYQFGDKWYHTYRPDGFDSDIKWETTTTYNVGLDFGFLNNRIYGSMDYYKRYTKDLLNKINVIAGVNYAPVLFTNIGKMENQGFEFSINAIPVHTKDWEWTIGMNYTNTHSKITKLNVVDSNSTYVETGAISGTGKFVQVFMVDETPYTFYLAKQAYDESGKPIEGKYIQPDGSISETETRYATGKSALPTSILGLNTRLSYKNWDLAISGHGSFGNYIYNYVAADQYKEQVYSDQGSYSNILRKTRDSGFNQQRLYTDYFLEKGSFFRIDNITLGYTFKRLWDNNSTLRATFSVQNVATLTGYSGLDPEIYNGIDKEIYPRPRTYTVGLNLTF